The Timaviella obliquedivisa GSE-PSE-MK23-08B genome window below encodes:
- a CDS encoding alpha-1,3-mannosyltransferase family protein — protein MTDGIYTLANDHVFDQLVALLNSIETNASNLPVCVIAYNDNLDRVRAEIANRPNVTLMDDPTIFARWREFSAQVWATHPHALATWKKEGIDGVYRLSCNHRYASFDVEAPFDRFVYLDADTLVLDSLDIIFESLNDHDFVTYDFQFKDPSHIFNLISPKLLDIFPPERLQTEIFCSGCYASKKGLFSPEQLENLVSKLAAGEAEVLYLKAPNQSVLNYITLRSGIAIHNLAVHLPLEKRTGNSVTSKHFEWRDRVLYDHGKRVTYLHYIGLSSQLFSKLCAGENVYFPYRETFLHYRYLYEPEKQPMLLDQLPDQPNNQQSLTRRVLQKLGMG, from the coding sequence ATGACTGACGGAATTTATACCCTCGCCAATGACCATGTTTTCGACCAATTAGTGGCTTTGCTAAACAGCATTGAAACAAACGCCAGCAACCTGCCCGTATGCGTCATTGCCTATAACGATAACCTCGATCGTGTGCGGGCAGAAATTGCCAACCGTCCTAACGTGACGCTAATGGACGACCCTACTATCTTCGCCCGTTGGAGAGAGTTTTCAGCCCAGGTTTGGGCAACGCATCCCCATGCCCTAGCGACTTGGAAGAAAGAAGGAATTGATGGCGTTTATCGTCTAAGTTGCAATCATCGTTATGCTTCGTTTGATGTCGAGGCTCCCTTCGATCGCTTCGTTTACCTTGATGCCGATACCTTGGTACTCGATTCGTTAGACATAATTTTTGAAAGCCTGAACGATCATGATTTTGTTACCTATGATTTTCAGTTCAAAGATCCGTCCCACATTTTCAATTTAATCTCCCCCAAATTGTTAGACATCTTTCCACCAGAGCGACTACAAACAGAAATCTTTTGTTCGGGTTGCTACGCTTCTAAGAAAGGTTTATTTTCTCCAGAGCAGTTAGAAAATTTGGTGTCTAAGCTGGCGGCAGGTGAGGCAGAAGTGCTTTATTTGAAAGCACCTAATCAATCGGTGCTGAATTACATTACCCTGCGATCGGGCATTGCAATTCACAATCTAGCGGTGCATTTGCCCTTAGAAAAACGCACGGGTAACTCGGTCACTTCAAAACATTTTGAGTGGCGCGATCGTGTTCTTTATGATCATGGAAAACGGGTCACTTATTTGCATTACATTGGTCTATCGAGCCAGTTATTTAGCAAGCTTTGTGCAGGTGAAAACGTTTATTTTCCTTACCGAGAAACATTCTTGCACTACCGCTATTTGTATGAACCCGAAAAGCAACCGATGCTGCTGGATCAGTTGCCTGATCAGCCCAATAATCAGCAAAGTTTGACTCGACGAGTATTGCAAAAACTAGGGATGGGTTAG
- a CDS encoding alpha-1,3-mannosyltransferase family protein, with protein sequence MTRGIYITANDRVTEHAIALLNSIRFYDPEIPVVLIPYDDQYQAVAELLGQKYGVTVYEDLEFIDRLSNKLHQVFGDRFFARPNQFRKQACWFGSFDEFIYIDTDIVVFERISDNLNYLSEYDFICSDYQHAGGIANVFSAKVFEDGIFTEAECQDIFNGGFWGSKKNRISEAELYEVFSECAAHPEYFDFSQKTSDQPIINYMMLKRIPKRFNIVRRPGKAPGNWAGTPHFIKVGEDRLIDPKTSNQTLQYLHWAGMKIQPGCSYWEIWEHYRYLNEPKPQAMVPAQPTWLQRAAKKLLASKP encoded by the coding sequence ATGACTCGCGGAATTTATATCACAGCCAACGATCGCGTGACCGAACACGCGATCGCCCTACTCAACAGCATTCGGTTTTACGATCCTGAAATTCCGGTAGTATTGATTCCTTATGATGACCAATATCAAGCCGTAGCCGAGTTATTGGGTCAAAAATATGGCGTTACGGTCTACGAAGATTTAGAGTTTATCGATCGCCTTTCTAACAAGCTGCATCAGGTGTTTGGCGATCGCTTCTTTGCCCGTCCTAACCAATTTCGCAAACAAGCTTGCTGGTTTGGTTCCTTCGACGAATTTATCTACATTGACACCGACATTGTAGTTTTTGAAAGAATTAGCGATAACCTCAACTACTTGTCGGAGTACGATTTCATTTGCTCCGATTATCAACATGCAGGCGGCATCGCCAATGTCTTCTCAGCCAAAGTATTTGAAGACGGTATTTTTACCGAAGCTGAATGTCAAGATATTTTTAACGGCGGTTTTTGGGGTTCTAAGAAAAATCGCATCTCCGAAGCAGAACTCTATGAAGTTTTTAGTGAGTGCGCGGCACATCCCGAATACTTCGACTTTTCTCAAAAAACTTCAGACCAACCCATCATTAACTACATGATGCTCAAGCGCATTCCCAAGCGCTTCAACATTGTCCGTCGCCCTGGCAAAGCTCCTGGCAATTGGGCAGGAACTCCTCACTTCATCAAAGTTGGTGAAGATCGCCTGATTGATCCTAAAACCAGTAATCAAACCTTGCAGTACCTTCACTGGGCAGGCATGAAAATTCAGCCTGGTTGTTCCTATTGGGAAATTTGGGAGCATTACCGCTATCTCAACGAACCCAAGCCCCAAGCAATGGTGCCCGCGCAACCCACTTGGCTGCAACGAGCCGCAAAAAAGCTCTTAGCTAGTAAGCCCTGA
- a CDS encoding YggT family protein — protein sequence MDIAAIGSLALAIFLGVMMLLFIFRIILTWYPQAELNRFPFILVAIPTEPLLIPMRKIVQPWGGVDIAPIIWFGIFSLLREILLGQQGLLKMMG from the coding sequence ATGGATATTGCTGCGATCGGATCTCTGGCTTTAGCTATTTTCTTAGGCGTAATGATGCTGTTGTTTATCTTCCGCATCATTTTGACTTGGTATCCTCAAGCAGAATTGAATCGATTCCCGTTTATTCTAGTGGCAATTCCGACAGAGCCTTTGCTGATTCCGATGCGAAAAATTGTTCAGCCTTGGGGAGGAGTGGATATTGCACCGATTATTTGGTTCGGAATTTTTAGTTTGCTGAGGGAAATCTTATTAGGACAGCAAGGACTCTTGAAGATGATGGGCTAA
- the radA gene encoding DNA repair protein RadA: protein MAKQRSLYVCNECGAESSQYFGRCPSCGSWNSLVEQLIAPAANNRVAAIARGSKSRSTDPSSATSPQPITALTLTQIKDYPLSRISSGYTEFDRVLGGGIVPGSLVLIGGDPGIGKSTLLLQVANLLAASHRTLYVCAEESGQQVKLRSQRLGIANVDPKKKLSSGDTIGNNLYLLPETDLETILRELESLRPQVAVIDSIQALYFSSLNSSPGSVAQVRECTSALMQVAKRESISLFIVGHVTKEGAIAGPKVLEHLVDTVLYFEGDRFASHRLLRSVKNRFGATHELGVFEMAEGGLEEVTNPSELFLGNRDEQTPGTATIVACEGTRPLVVELQALVSPTSYSSPRRSTTGIEYNRLLQILAVLEKRVGIPLSKLDAYVSASGGLNVSEPAADLGIAIAIAASFRDRVVDPTTVLIGEVGLGGQIRPVSQMELRLKEAAKLGFKRAIIPSAQSLSSLNLEVIPVSRVVDAIAAALGSGRAASAENTLE, encoded by the coding sequence ATGGCGAAGCAGCGATCGCTTTACGTATGCAACGAATGTGGTGCAGAATCTTCTCAATATTTTGGCAGATGCCCATCCTGCGGCAGTTGGAACTCTCTGGTTGAACAGCTTATTGCCCCTGCGGCAAATAACCGGGTTGCCGCGATCGCCCGTGGTAGCAAATCTCGTTCGACCGACCCATCCAGCGCTACATCTCCTCAGCCGATCACTGCTCTTACCCTCACTCAAATCAAAGACTATCCATTGTCCCGGATCTCGTCGGGCTACACCGAATTCGATCGCGTTCTGGGCGGCGGCATTGTCCCAGGTTCCCTCGTTTTGATTGGGGGCGATCCAGGCATTGGCAAATCGACGTTATTGTTACAAGTTGCCAACCTGTTAGCCGCAAGCCATCGAACGCTTTATGTCTGTGCCGAAGAATCAGGACAGCAGGTGAAATTGCGATCGCAGCGTTTGGGCATTGCCAATGTAGATCCAAAGAAAAAGTTATCTTCAGGGGACACAATTGGTAACAATTTATACTTGCTGCCCGAAACAGATCTAGAAACAATTTTAAGAGAGTTAGAATCACTCCGTCCGCAAGTGGCAGTGATTGACAGTATTCAAGCGCTTTACTTCTCGTCATTAAACTCTTCGCCAGGGTCGGTGGCACAGGTCAGGGAATGCACCTCCGCACTGATGCAGGTTGCTAAACGTGAAAGTATTAGCCTATTCATTGTGGGACATGTGACTAAAGAAGGCGCGATCGCAGGGCCCAAGGTTTTAGAACATTTGGTCGATACCGTTCTGTATTTTGAAGGCGATCGCTTTGCGAGCCATCGTCTGCTTCGCTCTGTTAAAAACCGCTTTGGCGCAACCCATGAACTGGGCGTTTTTGAAATGGCAGAGGGCGGACTCGAAGAAGTGACTAATCCTTCCGAGCTATTTTTAGGCAACCGCGATGAACAAACCCCTGGTACCGCAACCATTGTGGCGTGCGAAGGCACTCGTCCCCTAGTCGTCGAACTTCAGGCACTGGTTAGCCCCACTAGCTACTCCTCACCCCGCCGCTCAACAACTGGGATTGAATATAACAGACTGTTACAAATTCTAGCCGTGTTGGAAAAGCGGGTTGGAATTCCTCTTTCTAAACTAGATGCTTATGTCTCTGCATCCGGTGGTCTGAATGTGAGTGAACCCGCAGCCGACCTAGGAATCGCGATCGCCATTGCCGCCAGTTTTCGTGACCGAGTGGTTGACCCTACTACCGTTTTAATTGGAGAGGTGGGATTAGGAGGACAGATTCGCCCCGTCTCCCAAATGGAATTACGCCTTAAGGAAGCCGCCAAATTGGGTTTTAAGCGCGCCATTATACCCAGCGCTCAAAGCTTGTCCAGCCTCAATTTAGAGGTCATTCCAGTCTCTAGAGTTGTCGATGCGATCGCGGCAGCCCTGGGTTCAGGACGAGCCGCCTCAGCCGAAAACACGCTTGAGTAA
- a CDS encoding GNAT family N-acetyltransferase, whose product MDCRHIQFCFYQEEMQGVCTRALDLHELQALFQKTAHWAQERRVEDWAIAIANSKPVVTAWDSDRLIGFSRAVSDGIYRATIWDVVIDPDYQGAGLGRKLVETALMHPHVNHVEKVYLVTTHQQSFYERIGFERNTNTTMVLHNRPVSQEGLSLAAETFH is encoded by the coding sequence ATGGATTGCCGCCACATTCAGTTTTGTTTTTATCAGGAAGAAATGCAGGGCGTATGCACCCGCGCACTTGATCTGCATGAGCTACAGGCTTTGTTTCAAAAGACAGCGCATTGGGCACAAGAGCGGCGGGTCGAAGATTGGGCGATCGCCATTGCTAACAGCAAACCTGTCGTAACAGCATGGGATAGCGATCGGTTGATTGGCTTTTCCCGTGCTGTATCCGATGGAATTTACCGCGCCACCATCTGGGACGTAGTGATTGATCCTGACTATCAGGGGGCAGGGCTAGGGCGCAAATTAGTAGAAACAGCGTTGATGCATCCCCATGTAAACCATGTAGAAAAGGTTTATTTGGTAACGACCCATCAGCAAAGTTTCTATGAACGCATTGGCTTTGAGCGCAATACCAACACTACAATGGTGCTTCATAACCGCCCAGTTTCCCAAGAAGGATTGTCTTTAGCTGCCGAGACTTTTCACTAA
- a CDS encoding diheme cytochrome C encodes MNLIKRRRSPVILFLLLLFWSAILGLGLAQAASPNADTSNANISAAALTEATIGTVDAVPANFQLGQEVYLENCAACHVGLPPAILPSQTWRSLIQESQHYGAIIPTIQEPLRQAVWNYLSTYSRPINKGEEVPFRIGKSRFFKALHPKVNFAEPVTLNSCATCHPASAQFNYRSLSPEWTDSP; translated from the coding sequence ATGAACCTCATAAAACGTCGTCGTTCTCCCGTTATTTTGTTTCTGCTGCTCTTATTTTGGAGTGCCATTTTGGGTCTAGGTTTAGCACAGGCAGCCTCGCCCAATGCTGATACCTCTAATGCTAATATCTCTGCCGCAGCGCTAACAGAAGCAACTATTGGAACCGTAGATGCTGTGCCTGCCAATTTTCAGCTTGGACAAGAAGTTTACCTAGAGAACTGCGCTGCTTGTCATGTGGGGCTGCCTCCAGCTATTTTGCCTAGCCAAACTTGGCGATCGCTGATTCAAGAATCTCAGCACTATGGTGCCATCATCCCCACGATTCAAGAGCCACTCCGCCAAGCCGTTTGGAACTACCTCTCCACCTACTCCCGCCCCATCAACAAAGGCGAAGAAGTGCCATTTCGCATCGGGAAATCTCGGTTTTTCAAAGCGCTGCATCCCAAAGTAAATTTTGCCGAGCCTGTCACCCTCAATAGTTGTGCTACGTGCCATCCTGCTTCTGCACAGTTCAACTATCGCAGCCTTAGCCCAGAGTGGACAGATTCCCCCTAA
- the secA gene encoding preprotein translocase subunit SecA: MLKNLLGDPNARKLKKYKNDIVEVNLLEQEIQVLSDEQLTGKTEEFRQRIKKGETLKDILPEAYAVVREAGRRVLGLRHFDVQVQGGMVLHDGQIAEMKTGEGKTLVSTLPAYLNALEGKGVHVVTVNDYLARRDAEWMGQVHRFLGLSVGLIQQGMSSEERRKNYACDITYATNSELGFDYLRDNMSTSMAEVVQRPFNYCVIDEVDSVLIDEARTPLIISGQVDRPSEKYTRAAEVAAILRRMENEDDLENHYEVDEKQRNVLLSDKGFEEAENLLGVTDLFDPNDPWAHFIFNAIKAKELFIKNVAYIVTNDGEVIIVDESTGRVMPGRRWSDGLHQAIEAKEGVEIQPETQTLATITYQNFFLTYPKLAGMTGTAKTEEAELEKIYKLEVTIIPTNRRSGRKDMPDVVYKTEDAKWSAIAQECAEMHETGRPVLVGTTSVEKSEVLSRLLSELKIPHSLLNAKPENVERESEIIAQAGRKGSVTIATNMAGRGTDIILGGNAEYMARLKVREYLMPRLVMPEDEGDFTSGQPRLGNGRGGGQGFVPGSQKKIKTWKASPQIFPVQLSRETEQMLKEAVDFAIKHYGERSLPELEAEDVIATAAEKAPVENPAILKLREIYNLLRKQYEQYTSAEHDEVTSLGGLHVIGTERHESRRIDNQLRGRAGRQGDPGSTKFFLSLQDNLLRIFGGDRVAGLMNAFRVEEDMPIESGMLTRSLEGAQKKVETYYYDIRKQVFEYDEVMNNQRRAIYAERRRVLEGLDLKEQVIKYAELTMDDIVDAYVNPDLPPEEWELDKLVSKVKQFVYLLEDMEPSQLEDMSTGEIKFFLHEQARIAYDLKEAQVDQIQSGLMRQAERFFILQQIDTLWREHLQQMEGLRESVGLRGYGQKDPLIEYKSEGYELFLEMMTSIRRNVVYSLFQFQPQAQPAVQPSELV, translated from the coding sequence ATGCTGAAGAATTTGCTGGGTGATCCTAATGCCCGAAAGCTCAAAAAATATAAGAATGACATTGTTGAGGTCAACTTACTGGAACAGGAAATCCAAGTCCTTTCCGATGAGCAACTGACGGGAAAAACTGAAGAATTCAGGCAGCGGATAAAAAAGGGCGAAACATTAAAAGATATTTTACCGGAAGCCTATGCAGTCGTGCGGGAAGCAGGAAGGCGTGTTTTAGGTCTCCGTCACTTTGATGTGCAAGTCCAGGGCGGCATGGTGCTGCATGATGGGCAAATTGCTGAAATGAAGACTGGGGAAGGAAAAACCTTAGTTTCGACCCTACCTGCCTATCTCAATGCCTTGGAGGGTAAGGGCGTTCACGTCGTTACGGTGAATGATTACCTGGCGCGCCGAGACGCAGAGTGGATGGGACAGGTTCACCGTTTTCTAGGCTTGAGCGTAGGGCTAATTCAGCAGGGCATGAGTTCTGAAGAACGCCGTAAGAACTACGCCTGCGATATTACTTACGCCACTAACAGCGAGCTAGGCTTTGACTACTTAAGGGATAACATGTCTACTTCTATGGCAGAGGTGGTACAGCGTCCCTTTAACTACTGTGTCATTGACGAAGTGGACTCGGTGCTGATTGATGAGGCTCGGACACCGCTGATTATTTCAGGACAGGTCGATCGCCCCAGCGAAAAATATACCCGTGCTGCCGAAGTTGCTGCTATTCTTCGGCGCATGGAAAACGAGGACGACTTAGAAAATCACTACGAAGTTGACGAGAAGCAAAGAAACGTTCTGCTTTCGGATAAGGGCTTTGAAGAAGCTGAGAATCTGCTGGGCGTGACTGATTTGTTTGACCCCAACGATCCGTGGGCGCATTTTATCTTTAATGCCATCAAAGCCAAAGAATTATTTATCAAAAACGTGGCGTATATTGTCACCAACGATGGTGAAGTGATTATTGTTGATGAATCGACTGGGCGGGTGATGCCCGGACGGCGCTGGAGCGATGGCTTGCACCAAGCGATCGAAGCTAAAGAGGGTGTTGAAATTCAGCCTGAAACTCAAACGCTGGCAACTATTACCTACCAGAACTTCTTTTTGACCTACCCCAAGCTGGCAGGGATGACGGGAACTGCTAAAACCGAGGAAGCAGAGCTAGAAAAAATCTACAAACTGGAAGTGACCATTATCCCGACCAATCGCCGCAGCGGACGAAAGGATATGCCCGATGTGGTCTACAAAACTGAAGATGCTAAATGGAGTGCGATCGCCCAGGAATGTGCTGAGATGCATGAAACGGGTCGCCCTGTTCTGGTGGGTACGACGAGCGTTGAAAAATCAGAAGTTTTGTCGCGGCTATTGAGCGAGCTTAAAATTCCCCACAGCTTGCTCAACGCTAAGCCCGAGAACGTAGAGCGAGAGTCAGAAATTATTGCCCAAGCTGGACGTAAAGGCTCAGTCACCATTGCTACCAACATGGCGGGGCGGGGCACAGACATTATTTTGGGCGGTAACGCTGAGTACATGGCGCGGCTGAAAGTGCGGGAATATTTGATGCCTCGGTTGGTCATGCCTGAAGATGAAGGTGACTTTACCTCTGGGCAACCTCGTTTAGGCAACGGACGGGGCGGCGGACAAGGCTTTGTTCCAGGTAGCCAGAAAAAGATCAAAACGTGGAAGGCTTCGCCCCAAATCTTCCCGGTGCAACTTTCCCGTGAGACGGAGCAAATGCTAAAGGAGGCAGTGGATTTTGCAATTAAGCACTACGGTGAGCGATCGCTGCCTGAGCTAGAAGCTGAGGATGTAATTGCTACTGCTGCTGAAAAAGCGCCCGTAGAAAATCCTGCCATCTTGAAGCTGCGGGAAATTTACAACCTATTGCGCAAGCAATATGAGCAGTACACGAGTGCTGAACATGATGAGGTGACTTCATTAGGTGGATTGCATGTGATTGGTACCGAGCGCCACGAATCGCGCCGAATTGATAACCAGTTGCGCGGACGGGCAGGGCGGCAGGGTGACCCAGGTTCAACGAAGTTTTTCTTGAGCTTGCAAGATAATCTGCTGCGAATTTTTGGGGGCGATCGTGTGGCGGGGCTCATGAACGCCTTTCGCGTAGAAGAAGATATGCCGATCGAATCGGGAATGTTGACCCGTTCTTTAGAAGGCGCTCAGAAAAAAGTCGAAACCTATTACTACGATATTCGTAAACAGGTCTTTGAATACGACGAGGTCATGAACAACCAACGTCGCGCCATCTATGCTGAACGACGGCGAGTATTAGAAGGGCTAGACCTGAAAGAACAGGTGATTAAGTACGCTGAGCTAACGATGGATGACATTGTGGATGCCTACGTTAACCCCGATCTACCGCCTGAAGAATGGGAGTTAGACAAGTTGGTGAGCAAAGTTAAACAGTTTGTTTACCTCCTTGAAGACATGGAGCCGTCCCAACTCGAAGACATGAGCACTGGAGAAATTAAGTTCTTCTTGCATGAACAAGCCCGGATTGCCTACGACCTAAAAGAGGCGCAGGTTGATCAGATTCAATCGGGGTTGATGCGGCAGGCGGAGCGGTTCTTTATCCTTCAGCAAATTGATACGCTCTGGCGTGAACATTTGCAGCAAATGGAAGGGCTACGAGAATCGGTGGGTCTGCGTGGCTATGGTCAGAAAGATCCGTTGATTGAGTATAAGAGTGAAGGCTACGAGTTGTTTTTGGAAATGATGACGAGCATTCGGCGGAATGTAGTCTACTCGTTGTTCCAGTTTCAACCGCAGGCGCAGCCAGCCGTGCAGCCTTCGGAGCTAGTTTAG
- a CDS encoding DUF1499 domain-containing protein — MLKSGLMICCSIFLTTICWLAQAAPSVALAPAASHYVPSPYFLAPTQIAMANKPLFSFSGKRPDTLGVKDGRLAACPGTPNCVSSQAPDAEHKVEAIAYTTSASEALAKIKSVTESMERAAIVTEDSNYLYAEFTSGLMGFVDDVEFFVDDNAKVIHVRSASRLGQSDLGVNRKRVEEIRAKLA, encoded by the coding sequence ATGCTGAAGTCAGGACTCATGATCTGTTGCTCGATTTTCCTGACCACCATTTGTTGGCTGGCACAGGCTGCCCCAAGCGTAGCCCTTGCCCCTGCTGCTTCTCATTACGTTCCTTCTCCCTATTTTTTAGCCCCTACTCAAATCGCTATGGCAAACAAACCTCTGTTTTCATTTTCTGGCAAACGTCCCGATACGTTAGGCGTTAAGGATGGCAGGCTAGCGGCTTGTCCGGGAACACCCAATTGTGTTAGCAGTCAGGCACCTGATGCAGAACACAAGGTAGAAGCGATCGCTTACACCACTTCTGCCTCTGAAGCCCTAGCAAAAATCAAATCTGTTACGGAAAGCATGGAGCGTGCTGCCATTGTTACCGAAGACAGCAATTACCTTTATGCCGAGTTCACTAGCGGACTCATGGGCTTTGTCGATGATGTGGAGTTTTTTGTCGATGACAACGCTAAGGTCATTCACGTCCGCTCCGCCTCGCGGTTAGGGCAGTCTGATCTGGGCGTTAACCGGAAGCGGGTGGAAGAGATCCGAGCAAAGCTGGCTTAG
- a CDS encoding glyoxalase has protein sequence MVLHTKDIFVTLVDADGETLVRFYRLLFGQEPSVHIPKVYTEFRLPGLRLGLFKPQKNQAAEFSGRPSRYLQSSAGGMSLCVEVDDLEGAIAQFIALGCPPPGEIIVATHGREIYAYDPLGNRLILHEKLILPDNCLPG, from the coding sequence ATGGTTTTGCATACTAAAGACATCTTTGTCACCCTGGTTGATGCTGATGGCGAAACGCTAGTGCGTTTTTATCGTTTGCTGTTTGGGCAAGAGCCATCCGTGCATATTCCCAAGGTTTACACCGAGTTTCGGTTACCAGGATTACGATTAGGACTTTTTAAGCCCCAAAAAAATCAGGCTGCTGAATTTTCTGGACGACCCTCGCGGTATCTGCAAAGCAGCGCAGGCGGTATGAGTTTATGTGTGGAAGTTGATGACTTGGAAGGCGCGATCGCCCAGTTCATCGCATTAGGGTGTCCGCCTCCTGGAGAAATCATCGTGGCTACCCACGGTCGGGAAATTTATGCTTATGACCCCCTAGGAAATCGTTTGATTTTGCATGAAAAACTGATTTTGCCTGATAACTGTCTACCAGGGTGA
- a CDS encoding pyridoxal phosphate-dependent aminotransferase translates to MKLAARVGQVTPSLTLAIDAKAKAMKRDGIDVLSFSVGEPDFDTPSHIRVAAEAALAQGKTRYGPAAGEPRLREAIAQKLQRDNNLCYEAANIVVTNGGKHSLFNIMMALIEPGDEVIIPAPFWVSYPEMVKLAEGTPVIVQTSTESGFRITPDQLRQAITPKTKFLILNSPSNPTGMVYTPEEVRAIAQVIVENDIWVISDEIYEKILYDGAEHLSIGSVSAAVFDRTIVSSGFAKTYAMTGWRVGFLAAPLPIIKAVETIQSHSTSNVCTFAQYGAIAAYEGSQDCVTKMVEAFTERRQVMLEYLNSIPGFTCIAPTGAFYMYPNISKLGINSLNFCSGLLETQQVAAVPGVAFGTDDCIRLSYATSVENIRKGMDRLTAYVAAIG, encoded by the coding sequence ATGAAACTAGCAGCCAGAGTAGGGCAGGTTACGCCCTCTTTAACGTTAGCGATCGATGCCAAAGCCAAAGCGATGAAGCGCGATGGTATTGACGTTCTCAGCTTTAGTGTAGGCGAACCTGACTTTGATACGCCGTCCCATATTCGCGTAGCGGCTGAGGCGGCGCTGGCACAGGGGAAAACTCGGTACGGGCCTGCTGCCGGAGAACCCAGGCTGCGGGAAGCGATCGCCCAAAAGCTGCAACGCGATAATAATCTCTGCTACGAAGCCGCCAATATTGTCGTCACCAATGGTGGCAAGCATTCTCTGTTTAATATCATGATGGCGTTAATTGAGCCAGGAGATGAAGTCATTATCCCGGCACCGTTTTGGGTGAGCTATCCGGAGATGGTCAAGCTTGCTGAAGGAACGCCCGTGATTGTGCAAACGAGTACCGAGAGTGGTTTTCGGATTACGCCCGATCAGCTTAGACAGGCGATTACACCCAAAACTAAGTTTTTAATTCTCAACTCTCCCTCTAACCCAACTGGGATGGTTTACACTCCTGAAGAAGTGAGAGCGATCGCCCAAGTTATTGTGGAAAATGACATTTGGGTCATTTCTGACGAAATTTACGAAAAAATTCTCTACGATGGAGCCGAACACCTTAGCATTGGCTCGGTCAGTGCCGCCGTTTTTGACCGTACCATTGTCAGCAGCGGCTTTGCTAAAACCTATGCTATGACAGGCTGGCGGGTAGGTTTTTTGGCGGCACCGTTACCCATTATTAAAGCAGTTGAAACGATTCAGAGCCACAGCACTTCTAACGTTTGTACTTTCGCTCAGTACGGGGCGATCGCGGCATACGAAGGCTCTCAAGATTGTGTTACGAAAATGGTCGAAGCATTTACCGAACGGCGGCAGGTTATGCTGGAATATCTCAACAGCATTCCGGGTTTCACTTGCATTGCGCCTACTGGAGCTTTCTACATGTACCCTAACATTAGCAAGCTTGGTATCAATTCCCTTAATTTTTGTAGTGGCTTACTCGAAACGCAGCAGGTTGCTGCTGTTCCGGGTGTAGCGTTTGGTACGGATGATTGCATTCGGCTTTCCTATGCAACAAGTGTTGAAAACATTCGTAAGGGGATGGATCGTTTGACAGCCTATGTAGCGGCGATCGGGTAA
- the menH gene encoding 2-succinyl-6-hydroxy-2,4-cyclohexadiene-1-carboxylate synthase, with protein MEGIISFENYQFGYSLKGRSDRPAILFLHGFMGDRHDFAPITSCLIEHYQCLAIDLPGHGKTQVIEEAECGMALTAQAIIGALDQLQIPQCFLVGYSMGGRLALYLTLHFPERFIGTMLESASPGLKTEEERNQRSQRDWQLATELETTNFSEFLTNWYKQPLFASMTRLTDSSKSAPRFEQMLARRQQNQPHELAKSLRSLGTGSQPSLWAKLAHNQVPLLLLVGELDQKFVQTNQEMQMLCSSAQLQIMAECGHNVHFENVLGFGERLREFLLAIV; from the coding sequence ATGGAAGGAATAATTTCTTTTGAGAATTATCAGTTCGGGTATTCATTGAAGGGTAGAAGCGATCGCCCCGCCATTCTTTTTTTGCATGGGTTTATGGGCGATCGTCACGACTTTGCCCCTATTACATCATGCTTAATTGAGCACTACCAATGCCTGGCGATCGATCTGCCTGGACATGGAAAAACGCAGGTTATAGAAGAGGCTGAATGCGGCATGGCACTGACTGCACAAGCCATCATTGGAGCCTTAGATCAACTTCAGATTCCACAATGTTTTTTAGTTGGATATTCTATGGGAGGTCGGTTGGCACTATATCTCACCCTTCACTTTCCAGAGCGATTTATTGGAACTATGCTAGAGTCGGCTTCCCCAGGATTAAAGACAGAAGAGGAAAGAAACCAGCGATCGCAGCGAGATTGGCAACTGGCGACGGAATTAGAGACAACAAACTTTTCTGAATTTCTGACAAATTGGTACAAGCAGCCATTGTTCGCTTCAATGACGCGCCTTACGGATAGCTCGAAGAGCGCGCCTAGATTTGAACAAATGTTAGCGCGTCGGCAACAAAATCAACCCCATGAACTAGCAAAATCTCTGCGCAGTTTAGGCACAGGCTCACAGCCTTCTTTGTGGGCAAAGTTAGCGCACAATCAAGTACCTTTATTGCTATTAGTCGGTGAGTTAGATCAAAAATTTGTGCAGACCAACCAAGAAATGCAGATGCTCTGTTCCTCAGCACAGCTTCAAATTATGGCAGAATGCGGACACAATGTTCATTTTGAGAATGTGCTGGGTTTTGGTGAGCGCTTAAGAGAGTTCTTGCTGGCAATTGTTTAA